A single region of the Nitrospirota bacterium genome encodes:
- a CDS encoding tetratricopeptide repeat protein has product MAKIIHHWKIERQREIKKLRDEIKNNPKSSELHFELGRALIRYFNRDSKREGIKYLEKAIKLKTDFAEAMEVLAIEVMKENPVRGTRLAQKAASIYMSRGDIEKTDEILDKAAMHYVYEGWDFLSSGDNITAKKKAQRALAIYPHCVDARNILASIHMDRFEFEDAERIYKDAIRDAVAKQGGKLKVEGVTYWGSIHTRPYMRSRHGLGLCYMRLGKFKEALEEFNTLLDLNPNDNQGVRFLIGDVYYYMGDIENTARYYRKYGEHEGHYNYALLLYSMKEKSKAIKMLKDSIKDAPFIAAMLRTYLEMFIFWQERGLYNFGQNPHLFMHRNAVINAWNENIGLAKDYITNHKLESAYDFCNLCGSLWLKVNGSYLFLLEGMDAIA; this is encoded by the coding sequence ATGGCAAAGATAATTCATCATTGGAAGATCGAAAGACAGAGAGAGATTAAGAAGTTAAGAGATGAAATAAAAAATAACCCAAAATCTTCAGAACTCCATTTTGAACTCGGCAGGGCATTGATAAGATACTTTAATCGTGACTCGAAGCGTGAGGGGATAAAATACCTTGAAAAGGCCATAAAACTTAAAACCGATTTTGCAGAGGCGATGGAAGTCCTCGCCATTGAGGTTATGAAAGAAAACCCTGTGAGGGGAACGAGGCTCGCACAGAAGGCTGCATCTATTTATATGTCCAGAGGCGATATTGAAAAAACAGATGAGATTCTAGATAAGGCAGCAATGCATTATGTGTATGAAGGATGGGATTTTCTTTCCAGCGGAGATAATATAACCGCAAAGAAAAAGGCACAGAGAGCACTTGCTATATATCCTCACTGTGTTGATGCCAGAAATATCCTTGCCTCCATTCACATGGATAGGTTTGAGTTTGAAGATGCAGAAAGGATTTATAAAGATGCCATCAGAGATGCAGTAGCAAAACAGGGAGGGAAATTAAAAGTTGAAGGCGTTACCTATTGGGGAAGCATTCATACAAGGCCGTATATGCGTTCCCGCCATGGACTCGGTCTCTGCTATATGCGTCTTGGAAAATTTAAGGAAGCACTGGAGGAATTTAACACATTGCTTGATCTCAATCCCAATGATAACCAGGGAGTCAGATTCCTGATAGGTGATGTTTATTACTATATGGGAGATATCGAGAATACTGCAAGATACTACAGAAAATATGGCGAGCATGAAGGGCATTACAATTATGCACTGCTCCTTTATTCAATGAAAGAAAAATCTAAGGCAATAAAGATGTTAAAGGATAGTATTAAAGACGCCCCCTTTATTGCGGCTATGTTGAGGACTTATTTAGAGATGTTCATATTCTGGCAGGAGAGAGGACTCTACAACTTCGGACAAAATCCACACCTTTTTATGCATCGCAATGCTGTAATAAATGCATGGAATGAGAATATAGGGCTTGCTAAAGACTATATAACTAACCATAAGCTCGAGTCCGCATACGATTTCTGTAATCTCTGTGGCTCGCTATGGCTAAAAGTAAATGGGTCATATTTATTTCTGCTGGAGGGTATGGATGCCATTGCCTGA
- a CDS encoding SWIM zinc finger family protein: MPLPEITEDIIHEIDSVASLSKGYSYFHGGAVEKVWIEKDAYKAHVYGSELYTVTIKENKGTIQTDCTCPYDWGGVCKHVVAALLAICNDKKIKEHKKDAENVKSLINKVDTDRLKKFLFQILTTNSHLLEDFKIFARGKEETENTSEKYKKKILSFFKRLKDIEYYYDHYRDSYEHPISEIIDKFTEAAPKYAAQENYKEAIKIYQGICDACIESLRNEKLEDFYDDIHYEAQQAFYAIAENIRKLSVSLKDKKPYLDYLLQAYNEFEDKEVFKDVFLKIINSPEDADYVLNKHGIDLIPPIKLNILIVKGESESVFSFGEKHYKEYPEIAVHLSEFYLKNNLRDKAIVTAEKAVEIIRGRGRDFYSGISLSDPLKELREFLDKYYSLENDYPKIIENLIMLLKSERDIAYYRKLRKIIKTAQEKIAVIERLERLLDRDYDLLFKIYSIEDDYERMLNLARESIRFDVSNLIVKKIRDRYPEECFELYKKKINKFVEDVKSRDAYRQTAYWLKLMKEIPGTQDKFKKYIEHLREKYRRRPAFIDEIKGI; encoded by the coding sequence ATGCCATTGCCTGAGATTACAGAAGATATTATTCATGAGATTGATTCAGTGGCATCACTTAGCAAGGGCTATAGTTATTTTCATGGTGGCGCTGTTGAGAAGGTCTGGATAGAAAAAGACGCTTACAAGGCCCATGTCTATGGCAGCGAGCTTTATACAGTAACTATAAAGGAAAACAAAGGAACCATACAAACTGACTGCACATGCCCTTATGACTGGGGAGGGGTATGCAAGCATGTTGTCGCTGCCTTGCTCGCGATATGTAACGACAAAAAGATAAAGGAGCATAAGAAAGATGCAGAAAACGTTAAGTCCCTTATAAATAAGGTGGACACTGACAGACTGAAGAAATTCCTTTTTCAAATCTTGACCACTAATTCCCATTTGCTCGAAGACTTCAAGATATTTGCAAGGGGAAAAGAGGAAACGGAGAACACGTCTGAAAAGTACAAAAAGAAAATACTCTCGTTCTTTAAAAGATTAAAGGACATAGAGTATTACTATGATCATTACCGTGACTCATATGAGCATCCCATTAGTGAGATTATAGATAAATTTACTGAAGCTGCCCCCAAATATGCTGCTCAGGAAAACTACAAAGAGGCGATAAAGATATATCAGGGTATTTGTGATGCATGTATTGAAAGCCTCCGTAATGAAAAACTTGAAGACTTCTACGATGATATTCATTATGAAGCCCAGCAGGCATTTTATGCAATAGCCGAAAATATCCGGAAGCTTTCCGTTTCATTAAAAGATAAAAAGCCATACCTCGACTATCTCCTGCAGGCATATAATGAATTTGAGGATAAAGAAGTCTTTAAGGATGTCTTCCTGAAAATCATCAATTCCCCTGAAGACGCCGATTATGTTCTCAATAAACATGGCATTGATTTGATACCCCCTATTAAATTGAACATTCTTATAGTAAAGGGAGAATCCGAATCTGTCTTTTCTTTTGGTGAAAAACATTATAAAGAATATCCCGAAATAGCTGTTCATCTTTCAGAATTTTATCTGAAAAACAATCTCAGAGATAAGGCTATAGTCACAGCAGAGAAAGCCGTTGAGATTATTCGGGGTAGGGGGAGAGATTTTTATTCTGGCATTAGCCTGTCTGATCCTCTCAAGGAATTAAGAGAGTTCCTTGATAAATATTACAGCCTTGAAAACGATTATCCAAAGATAATTGAAAATCTTATTATGCTTTTAAAGTCAGAAAGGGATATTGCCTATTACAGGAAGTTGAGAAAAATCATAAAGACCGCACAGGAAAAGATTGCTGTTATAGAACGATTAGAAAGGCTTCTTGATAGAGATTATGACCTGCTTTTTAAGATTTATTCCATTGAAGATGATTACGAGAGGATGTTGAACCTTGCCAGAGAGAGTATTCGTTTTGATGTTTCCAATTTAATAGTCAAAAAGATTCGCGACAGATACCCTGAGGAATGTTTTGAGCTTTACAAGAAGAAGATTAACAAATTTGTAGAAGATGTAAAAAGCAGAGACGCATACCGTCAGACTGCTTACTGGTTGAAACTGATGAAAGAGATACCGGGCACTCAGGACAAGTTTAAAAAATACATTGAACACCTGAGAGAAAAATACAGGAGAAGACCTGCTTTTATAGATGAAATAAAGGGAATATAA
- a CDS encoding UPF0158 family protein: protein MRKLKIDLDEIVLVMEMSDDFGSINLFDTETGETVNISGEVMSAVESEDEEAINALPEWEKDLVEIAESVLSDETRRYVEIPRKPSYEAYNLMVEFASSVKDSNLREKLDIALDSKGAFRRFKNVLSDYPKEEKRWFAFKDERMRHEVIEWLNSIGIEPIEGSKG, encoded by the coding sequence ATGAGAAAACTAAAGATAGATTTGGATGAAATTGTTCTTGTTATGGAGATGTCCGATGATTTTGGTAGCATAAATCTATTTGACACCGAGACAGGGGAAACCGTTAACATCTCTGGCGAGGTAATGTCAGCAGTTGAGTCTGAGGATGAAGAGGCGATTAACGCTCTGCCAGAATGGGAAAAAGATCTGGTTGAAATAGCGGAAAGTGTGCTTTCAGACGAGACTAGACGGTATGTTGAGATACCCAGAAAACCTTCTTACGAGGCATATAATCTTATGGTTGAATTTGCAAGTTCTGTGAAAGACAGTAATCTCAGAGAAAAGCTTGACATCGCCCTTGATAGTAAAGGTGCTTTCAGAAGATTTAAGAATGTTCTCTCTGATTATCCTAAAGAAGAGAAGCGGTGGTTTGCATTTAAGGATGAGAGGATGAGGCATGAAGTTATAGAATGGCTTAATTCCATTGGTATAGAGCCAATTGAAGGATCAAAGGGATAA
- a CDS encoding DNA methyltransferase: MITKTTIIIGDSRRMEELKDELVHLVITSPPYWQLKDYGNGSQIGFNDSYEDYINNLNLVWKECYRVLHKGCRLCINIGDQFARSVYYGRYKIIPIRAEIIKFCETVGFDYMGAIIWQKVTTCNTTGGATIMGSFPYPRNGIIKLDYEFILIFKKLGNPPKVNREIKERSKLTLEEWNEYFYGHWDFPGERQDKHLAMFPEELPKRLIKMFSFVGDTVLDPFLGSGTTCLAAKKLGRNSIGYEIKEDFIPIIKEKLNIKKQQKDSEIIFQKKKTIDYKKEISKLPYIFKDLVRFDKKIDPKKLKFGSKIDDSDYQREPYYSVKEIISPEIVILNNNLRVRLIGVKGDKKLNGKAKEFLLNKLRGQKVFIKFDTVKYDDDNNLLCYLYLKNKTFINAHLIKNKLADVDSSINFKYKDKFLAIQKQMEGEVLSEDKTYKRIFWDFERMEKDLGI; this comes from the coding sequence ATGATCACAAAAACCACCATAATCATCGGCGATAGTCGGAGGATGGAAGAATTAAAAGATGAATTGGTTCATCTCGTCATCACTTCTCCGCCATATTGGCAATTAAAAGACTATGGCAATGGCAGCCAGATAGGGTTTAATGACAGTTATGAGGACTATATCAATAACTTAAACCTTGTCTGGAAAGAATGTTACAGGGTTTTGCATAAAGGATGCCGACTCTGCATTAACATCGGAGACCAGTTTGCAAGATCTGTCTATTATGGCAGGTATAAAATAATTCCGATAAGAGCAGAGATAATCAAATTCTGTGAGACAGTCGGCTTTGACTATATGGGTGCGATTATCTGGCAAAAGGTTACTACATGCAATACAACAGGCGGCGCTACTATCATGGGGTCTTTTCCTTATCCAAGAAATGGAATTATAAAACTTGACTATGAGTTTATTTTAATCTTCAAGAAATTGGGCAATCCTCCAAAGGTAAACAGAGAGATAAAAGAGAGGTCTAAACTCACCCTTGAAGAATGGAATGAATATTTTTATGGTCACTGGGATTTTCCAGGGGAAAGGCAGGACAAACATCTTGCCATGTTTCCAGAAGAATTACCGAAAAGATTGATAAAGATGTTCAGTTTTGTGGGTGATACCGTACTTGATCCATTTTTAGGAAGCGGGACAACCTGTCTTGCTGCAAAAAAATTGGGAAGGAATTCTATTGGATATGAAATCAAGGAGGATTTTATTCCGATAATCAAAGAGAAATTGAATATAAAAAAGCAACAGAAAGATTCTGAGATAATCTTTCAGAAGAAGAAAACTATAGATTACAAAAAAGAAATCAGCAAATTGCCATATATCTTTAAAGACCTTGTAAGGTTTGATAAAAAAATAGACCCAAAGAAATTAAAATTTGGTTCAAAAATAGATGATTCAGACTATCAGAGGGAGCCTTATTATTCGGTTAAAGAAATAATAAGCCCAGAGATAGTAATACTAAATAATAATTTAAGGGTCAGATTGATAGGAGTGAAAGGGGACAAAAAATTAAATGGAAAGGCGAAGGAATTCCTTTTAAATAAACTGAGGGGACAAAAGGTTTTTATTAAATTTGACACTGTTAAATACGATGATGACAATAATTTATTGTGCTATCTTTATTTGAAAAATAAAACCTTTATCAATGCCCATCTGATTAAAAATAAACTGGCTGATGTAGATTCTTCTATAAACTTTAAATACAAAGATAAATTTTTGGCTATACAGAAACAAATGGAAGGAGAAGTTTTAAGTGAAGATAAAACTTACAAAAGAATATTTTGGGATTTTGAAAGAATGGAGAAAGATTTGGGTATATGA
- a CDS encoding ribbon-helix-helix domain-containing protein has protein sequence MPVTKLGISFPKELVEEIDMLSRDLKRSRSKIVRDAVLKMISDHKRQQAIEKAEKIYKEIADDDRHLAEDFLSICAESVATYKTVRKVKRK, from the coding sequence ATGCCGGTCACAAAACTTGGCATAAGCTTCCCCAAGGAACTTGTTGAGGAAATAGACATGCTATCAAGGGATTTAAAAAGGTCGAGAAGCAAAATCGTTAGAGATGCAGTTTTAAAGATGATTAGTGATCATAAAAGGCAGCAAGCTATTGAAAAGGCAGAAAAGATTTATAAAGAGATCGCAGATGATGACAGACATCTTGCAGAAGATTTTCTGAGCATTTGTGCTGAGTCAGTTGCTACATATAAGACTGTCAGAAAGGTAAAAAGAAAATGA
- a CDS encoding type II toxin-antitoxin system PemK/MazF family toxin → MRQPKRGEIYFLDFSPSKGREIKGPHPALVIQNDVANKVSGLTIVAAITSNVRVAELPVGVLITPSESGLPHKSVVHLGQIYTIDKERLQNLVGALSERKMIEVNRAIEVSLGLREFWE, encoded by the coding sequence ATGAGACAACCCAAGAGGGGTGAGATATATTTCCTTGATTTCAGTCCTTCAAAAGGCAGAGAAATAAAAGGGCCTCATCCAGCTCTTGTTATTCAAAATGACGTTGCTAATAAAGTAAGTGGTCTTACGATAGTTGCTGCTATAACAAGCAATGTAAGGGTTGCAGAACTTCCAGTTGGTGTACTGATAACACCATCAGAAAGTGGACTGCCTCACAAATCTGTGGTTCATCTTGGACAGATATATACCATTGATAAAGAACGGCTCCAAAATCTCGTCGGGGCACTTTCAGAGCGTAAGATGATAGAGGTTAATAGAGCAATAGAGGTTAGCCTTGGACTAAGGGAGTTCTGGGAATAG
- a CDS encoding DNA methyltransferase — protein MEREIESAIIADKNRGMSDVEIGRKYGITYRQLEKVIRKATGISVSFVRIEKKIKNLSPKDFKEETTTVWSFKSRGNWATHSGEYRGNWSPYIPRNVILKYSEPGELVLDYFCGAGTTAVEAKLLGRKCIAFDINDKAIELAKKNLNFSVPIEELPFQKIYEPELSVGDARDLSFLEDNSINLICAHPPYANIIHYTEYKQGDLSYLDTEYFLKEMEKVAKESYRVLKPGRQCAILIGDMRRYRHVIPLGFKLINVYLNAGFKLRELIIKRQHNYKNRHFSERSAFYETI, from the coding sequence GTGGAAAGAGAAATAGAATCAGCGATAATTGCTGATAAAAACAGAGGGATGTCAGATGTTGAGATTGGTAGAAAGTATGGAATTACATATCGCCAGTTAGAGAAGGTAATCAGGAAGGCTACGGGCATAAGTGTAAGTTTTGTCAGGATAGAGAAAAAAATCAAGAATTTATCCCCAAAAGATTTCAAAGAAGAGACAACTACTGTATGGAGTTTTAAGAGTCGTGGCAATTGGGCAACGCATAGTGGGGAGTATAGAGGCAACTGGTCACCATATATTCCAAGGAATGTAATCTTAAAATATTCTGAGCCAGGAGAACTTGTTTTAGATTATTTCTGTGGCGCTGGGACGACAGCGGTAGAGGCAAAATTGTTGGGTAGAAAGTGTATTGCCTTTGATATTAATGATAAGGCTATAGAATTGGCAAAAAAGAATCTCAACTTTAGTGTTCCAATAGAAGAACTGCCGTTCCAAAAAATATACGAACCAGAATTATCTGTAGGTGATGCACGGGATTTATCCTTTTTAGAAGATAATTCAATTAACCTTATCTGTGCTCATCCACCTTATGCCAATATTATTCACTATACAGAATATAAACAGGGAGATTTATCATATCTTGATACTGAGTATTTTCTGAAAGAGATGGAGAAGGTCGCAAAAGAAAGTTATAGGGTATTGAAACCAGGAAGACAATGTGCGATTCTTATTGGTGATATGAGAAGATATAGGCATGTAATACCATTAGGATTTAAATTAATAAATGTTTATCTTAATGCTGGCTTTAAATTAAGAGAACTTATTATTAAACGACAACACAACTATAAAAACCGCCATTTTTCGGAAAGGAGTGCGTTTTATGAAACAATATGA
- a CDS encoding DUF1284 domain-containing protein, translating to MLKLRGHHLICLHFFSGEGYDDSFVENLKNVLKRAEDEEIEVCHGADDVCRRCPHLKDYKCQYDEHADKEVREMDETALSLLKVNPDIRVRWQEVKKKIPEIFSEWFENYCMECDWKQVCEKNHFYYELKRR from the coding sequence ATGTTAAAACTCAGAGGGCATCATCTTATATGTCTTCATTTCTTTAGTGGAGAGGGCTATGATGACTCTTTTGTTGAAAATCTCAAGAATGTTCTGAAAAGGGCAGAAGATGAGGAGATAGAGGTCTGTCATGGAGCAGACGATGTATGTAGAAGATGCCCCCATCTAAAAGATTATAAATGTCAATACGATGAACATGCAGATAAAGAGGTAAGAGAGATGGATGAGACAGCATTGAGTCTCCTCAAAGTTAATCCCGACATAAGAGTTAGATGGCAAGAGGTAAAGAAAAAGATTCCAGAGATATTTTCTGAATGGTTTGAAAACTATTGTATGGAATGTGACTGGAAACAGGTGTGTGAGAAGAATCATTTTTATTATGAATTAAAAAGGAGGTAG
- the sixA gene encoding phosphohistidine phosphatase SixA, whose amino-acid sequence MFLYLIQHAEAKREEEDSSRPLSEKGWQDIKKVASYASRLNLKVSEIIHSGKLRAKQTAEVLAENLKPARGIRETDGLAPLDDPKIWVERLKGVTDDTMLAGHLPHLGKLASLLLCGDKDKNIVAFKMAGIVCLKRDDAGAWSLQWMLTPEIVL is encoded by the coding sequence ATGTTTCTCTATCTTATTCAGCATGCAGAGGCAAAGAGGGAAGAGGAAGATTCTTCTCGTCCTCTTTCTGAGAAAGGATGGCAGGACATCAAGAAAGTGGCTTCCTATGCATCCCGACTGAATCTCAAAGTTAGTGAGATAATCCATAGTGGCAAGCTAAGGGCAAAACAGACAGCGGAGGTCTTGGCAGAAAATCTAAAACCAGCCAGAGGCATCAGAGAGACCGATGGACTTGCACCTTTAGATGACCCTAAGATATGGGTAGAACGCCTGAAAGGCGTAACAGATGACACTATGCTTGCAGGCCACCTACCTCATCTCGGGAAACTCGCATCCTTATTACTCTGTGGAGATAAGGATAAAAATATCGTTGCATTTAAAATGGCTGGGATAGTCTGTCTCAAAAGAGACGATGCTGGAGCATGGTCTTTGCAATGGATGCTAACACCTGAAATAGTTCTTTAA
- a CDS encoding methyltransferase — protein sequence MPGILEEVKKLREIWGGFRSARVLLTANNYRVFDYLIKPLSVRILSKRLNTDLRATEILLDALTGLGFLKKMKGKYSNSPITSKFMVSGSPYYQGDIIRHADTLWQNWSGLDEVLKTGKPNRKTFDHGSFILGMHNIASLKAKDVMKMIGLKGVKTALDLGGGPGTYSIEMAKRGVNVTLFDFPETIEIAKRVISNPSFFLPLFKGRIGGVKGGEGEFERSFRGKISFIQGDFLVDDFGCGYDLIFISQVFHAYSERDNLQLLRKCRKALNDGGRIVIQDFYISKDRTHPAQSALFSVNMLVNTEGGRCYSAGEIKRWLLRIGLKDIKEDFIDDSVLIEGVMK from the coding sequence ATGCCAGGGATTCTTGAGGAAGTAAAAAAGTTAAGAGAAATCTGGGGTGGATTTAGGTCTGCGAGGGTGCTTCTGACTGCGAATAACTACAGGGTATTTGACTACCTCATAAAGCCTTTATCAGTCAGGATACTCTCGAAAAGACTTAATACAGATTTAAGGGCAACTGAGATATTGCTTGATGCACTCACAGGACTTGGTTTTCTAAAGAAAATGAAGGGTAAATATTCAAACTCCCCTATCACATCTAAGTTCATGGTCAGTGGAAGCCCTTATTATCAGGGTGATATTATCAGGCATGCGGATACATTGTGGCAGAACTGGTCAGGACTTGATGAGGTTTTAAAGACAGGAAAACCCAATCGTAAGACATTTGACCATGGGTCATTTATCCTCGGCATGCATAACATTGCATCTTTAAAGGCAAAGGATGTGATGAAGATGATTGGGTTAAAAGGGGTTAAGACTGCACTTGATCTTGGCGGAGGACCAGGCACATATTCAATCGAGATGGCAAAGAGAGGTGTAAATGTAACACTTTTTGATTTCCCTGAGACCATCGAGATTGCAAAGAGGGTCATAAGTAACCCCTCCTTTTTCCTCCCCTTATTTAAGGGGAGGATAGGTGGGGTTAAAGGGGGTGAGGGGGAATTTGAAAGGTCTTTTCGTGGAAAAATAAGCTTTATTCAAGGTGATTTTTTAGTGGATGATTTCGGCTGTGGTTACGATCTTATCTTTATAAGCCAAGTCTTTCATGCATATTCAGAGAGGGATAACCTTCAGTTATTGAGAAAATGTAGAAAGGCATTGAATGATGGTGGGAGGATAGTTATTCAGGATTTTTATATTTCAAAGGACAGAACACATCCTGCACAGAGTGCCCTTTTTTCTGTAAATATGCTTGTTAATACAGAAGGTGGAAGATGCTATTCAGCTGGTGAGATAAAAAGATGGCTTTTGAGGATAGGGTTGAAAGATATAAAAGAGGATTTTATTGACGATTCGGTTTTGATTGAAGGGGTTATGAAATAG
- a CDS encoding DNA methyltransferase: MQNIQISKINTISNLPQITSLLLPEGYELLPNTSELFELEFAFYEYKFLTKSDIIQRGAFFKSVDGKPTNHYMICSNNSHLIWEGRSEITKSYFKEGNYSTGYATHGLFPYRGKFHPQLIKGVLNILKIQPGDVVLDPMCGSGTLNVEASIIGIDSIGIEKSPFCVLMSKVKYEALKTNKNLLSTAFNNMSNYYKMLIQNKTLPQEFDFKNGFDTEKAITLLAFLDAMGYSRRCSKNIDILFPSVLKRYVEQIGSFLQARDKLNLCINEAKFEIGDAINLPLEDSSIDAIITSPPYSFAIDYAENDRPQLEYLGYNVHKLKDEMIGLKGKTRKEKLANYFDDMNKVLSEMSRVLKVGKYAVIIIGSNDIQTGGIRLETKVEEMALKNGFVIDQKIVKPIKGIQNTMKDEYILFLRKAK, encoded by the coding sequence ATGCAAAATATACAGATCTCAAAAATTAATACAATATCAAATTTGCCTCAAATTACCTCACTTTTACTACCTGAAGGCTATGAATTATTACCCAACACTTCAGAACTTTTTGAATTAGAGTTTGCCTTCTATGAATACAAGTTTCTTACTAAAAGTGACATCATTCAAAGAGGAGCATTTTTCAAGAGTGTGGATGGAAAGCCTACCAATCATTATATGATTTGTTCTAACAATAGCCATCTCATCTGGGAAGGAAGATCTGAAATAACCAAATCATACTTTAAAGAAGGAAACTATTCTACAGGTTATGCTACACATGGACTTTTCCCCTACAGGGGCAAATTTCATCCGCAATTAATTAAAGGCGTATTGAATATTCTCAAGATTCAGCCAGGGGATGTTGTTCTTGACCCGATGTGTGGAAGTGGAACGCTAAATGTGGAAGCCAGCATAATAGGTATTGATTCTATCGGTATTGAGAAAAGCCCATTCTGTGTATTGATGAGCAAGGTTAAATATGAGGCGTTAAAGACAAACAAAAATTTATTATCTACAGCATTCAACAATATGAGTAATTATTACAAGATGCTAATACAAAATAAGACATTGCCCCAAGAATTTGATTTTAAAAATGGTTTTGATACAGAAAAGGCCATTACTTTACTTGCTTTTTTAGACGCTATGGGTTATTCAAGAAGATGTTCAAAAAATATAGATATCCTTTTTCCCTCTGTTTTAAAAAGATATGTAGAGCAGATAGGCTCTTTTCTTCAAGCAAGAGATAAACTTAACCTTTGCATTAATGAAGCAAAGTTTGAAATTGGTGATGCAATAAATCTTCCCTTAGAGGATAGTTCAATAGATGCTATCATTACTTCCCCTCCATATTCTTTTGCCATAGATTATGCAGAAAATGATCGGCCACAATTGGAATATTTAGGATATAATGTTCATAAACTTAAAGATGAAATGATTGGTCTAAAAGGAAAGACCAGAAAAGAAAAACTTGCTAATTATTTTGATGATATGAATAAGGTTTTATCGGAGATGTCACGGGTCTTGAAAGTTGGGAAATATGCAGTAATTATAATTGGCTCAAATGATATTCAGACAGGTGGAATAAGGCTTGAGACAAAAGTTGAAGAAATGGCACTGAAAAATGGCTTTGTTATTGACCAGAAAATTGTTAAACCTATAAAAGGTATTCAGAATACAATGAAGGATGAGTATATTTTGTTTTTGAGGAAGGCTAAATGA
- a CDS encoding DpnII family type II restriction endonuclease, translated as MTMHYPSLEEKFNTVISNNTFYFQNVEYEQYYEGHISSIAQNIFLLKNRIEREGLKESVLLEHITEIEDGIEAILTITGFSQESLQRIVSFVRAKGDPALSKLVNKEFWAPETIISNDFREWNFDKIKRLIKENKKFAEGIVNLFFKGLTIPIIKQIIPLFEFKKLDINKFSFSIASLVDTIIRYKTKGAYKAAKECNPEIVIEQILTENKLAFEKGKFRIPEAGNIPRTMDFIIPDKVSPKLIIECSYSVTTASGMGDKAKTENTVAEYLKKNYPNVIFVGFVDGIGWWVRRGDLRRMVEAYDFVFTFSKDELDRFKGLLLEVFYG; from the coding sequence ATGACCATGCATTATCCATCATTAGAAGAAAAATTTAATACTGTAATCTCAAATAACACTTTCTATTTTCAAAATGTAGAGTATGAACAATACTATGAGGGGCATATTTCTTCGATTGCTCAGAATATTTTTCTCCTTAAAAACAGGATAGAAAGAGAAGGGCTAAAGGAGTCTGTTTTGCTTGAACATATTACCGAAATAGAAGATGGGATTGAAGCAATTCTTACAATAACTGGATTCTCTCAGGAAAGCCTGCAACGAATTGTGTCTTTTGTTAGAGCTAAAGGAGATCCAGCCTTATCAAAGCTTGTAAACAAAGAGTTTTGGGCTCCTGAGACCATAATTTCTAATGATTTTAGAGAATGGAATTTTGATAAAATTAAAAGACTGATAAAAGAAAATAAAAAATTTGCCGAAGGTATTGTGAATTTATTCTTCAAGGGTTTGACCATCCCAATAATAAAACAAATTATTCCTCTTTTTGAATTCAAGAAACTTGATATAAACAAGTTCAGTTTCTCAATAGCATCACTTGTAGATACCATAATAAGGTACAAGACAAAAGGCGCTTATAAGGCTGCCAAAGAATGTAATCCTGAGATTGTAATAGAGCAGATTCTTACAGAAAACAAATTAGCTTTTGAAAAAGGAAAGTTCAGGATTCCAGAGGCAGGCAACATTCCGAGAACAATGGATTTTATAATTCCTGACAAGGTGTCTCCAAAGTTGATAATTGAGTGTTCGTATTCCGTTACAACTGCTTCAGGGATGGGAGATAAAGCAAAGACAGAAAATACGGTTGCCGAGTATTTGAAGAAGAATTATCCAAATGTAATTTTTGTTGGTTTTGTGGATGGAATTGGCTGGTGGGTGAGAAGGGGTGACCTGAGACGCATGGTTGAGGCTTATGATTTTGTTTTTACCTTCAGTAAAGATGAACTTGACAGGTTTAAAGGTCTTCTATTGGAGGTCTTTTATGGATAA